One stretch of Janibacter limosus DNA includes these proteins:
- a CDS encoding aldo/keto reductase: MTELPTRTLGDGVSVPVLGFGTYPLRGDDGVRAMVSALEVGYRLIDTAVNYRNEREVAEAVRASSLDRGDVFIQTKVPGRDHRSAKHSIETSLHVMDLEYLDSVLIHWPNPSQGGYVRAWEGLVEAKEAGLVRSIGVSNFTPEFLDEIIAATGVTPASNQIEMHPAFPQVEQRAADAERGIATQAWSPIGRGEVLDAAPVVAAAEAHGVTPAQAVLRWHLHLGSLPLPKSGDPERQRHNLEVLGFDLSEAEVDAITALGRPDGRLFGADPVSHEEM, from the coding sequence ATGACTGAGCTCCCCACCCGCACCCTCGGCGACGGCGTCTCCGTCCCGGTCCTCGGCTTCGGCACCTACCCCCTGCGGGGAGACGACGGCGTGCGCGCCATGGTCTCCGCGCTCGAGGTCGGGTACCGCCTCATCGACACGGCGGTCAACTACCGCAACGAGCGCGAGGTCGCCGAGGCGGTGCGCGCGAGCAGCCTGGACCGCGGTGACGTCTTCATCCAGACCAAGGTGCCCGGGCGCGATCACCGCAGCGCCAAGCACTCGATCGAGACCTCGCTGCACGTCATGGACCTGGAGTACCTCGACAGCGTGCTCATCCACTGGCCCAACCCCTCGCAGGGCGGCTACGTGCGCGCGTGGGAGGGGCTGGTCGAGGCCAAGGAGGCCGGGCTGGTCCGCTCGATCGGGGTCAGCAACTTCACGCCCGAGTTCCTCGACGAGATCATCGCGGCGACCGGGGTGACCCCGGCGAGCAACCAGATCGAGATGCACCCGGCCTTCCCGCAGGTGGAGCAGCGCGCCGCCGACGCCGAGCGCGGCATCGCCACCCAGGCGTGGAGCCCGATCGGTCGCGGCGAGGTGCTCGACGCCGCTCCCGTCGTGGCGGCCGCCGAGGCGCACGGGGTCACCCCGGCCCAGGCGGTGCTGCGCTGGCACCTGCACCTCGGCTCCCTTCCCCTGCCCAAGTCGGGGGACCCGGAGCGCCAACGCCACAACCTCGAGGTCCTCGGCTTCGACCTGTCGGAGGCCGAGGTCGACGCGATCACCGCGCTCGGGCGCCCCGACGGGCGGCTCTTCGGCGCAGACCCGGTCTCCCACGAGGAGATGTGA